One segment of Streptomyces sp. YIM 121038 DNA contains the following:
- the dnaE gene encoding DNA polymerase III subunit alpha, translating to MSKPPFTHLHVHTQYSLLDGAARLKDMFKACNDMGMTHIAMSDHGNLHGAYDFFHTAQKAGVTPIIGIEAYVAPESRRNKRKIQWGQPHQKRDDVSGSGGYTHKTIWAANKTGLHNLFRLSSDAYAEGWLQKWPRMDKETISQWSEGLIASTGCPSGELQTRLRLGQFDEALKAASEYQDIFGKGRYFLELMDHGIEIERRVRDGLLEIGKKLGIPPLVTNDSHYTYAHEATAHDALLCIQTGKNLSDPDRFRFDGTGYYLKSTDEMYAVDSSDAWQEGCRNTLLVAEQIDTTGMFEKRDLMPKFDIPEGFTEVTWFQEEVRRGMERRYPGGVPEDRQKQAEYEMDTIISMGFPGYFLVVADFIMWAKKQGIAVGPGRGSAAGSIVAYAMGITDLDPITHGLIFERFLNPERISMPDVDIDFDERRRVEVIRYVTEKYGSDKVAMIGTYGKIKAKNAIKDSARVLGYPYAMGDRLTKAMPADVLGKGIDLDGITNPTHPRYSEAGEIRGMYENEPDVKKVIDTAKGVEGLVRQMGVHAAGVIMSSEPIVDHAPIWVRHTDGVTITQWDYPQCESLGLLKMDFLGLRNLTIMDDAVKMVKVNKGIDLEMLDLPLDDPKTFELLCRGDTLGVFQFDGGPMRSLLRQMQPDNFEDISAVSALYRPGPMGMNSHTNYAERKNGRQEITPIHPELEEPLKETLGLTYGLIVYQEQVQKAAQIIAGYSLGEADILRRVMGKKKPEELEKNFGIFQAGARKNGYSDAAIQALWDVLVPFAGYAFNKAHSSAYGLVTYWTAYLKANYPAEYMAALLTSVKDDKDKSAVYLNECRRMRIKVLPPNVNESVHNFAAQGDDVILFGLEAVRNVGTNVVDAIIRSRKAKGKYASFPDYLDKVEAAACNKRTTESLIKAGAFDTMGHTRKGLTAQYEPMIDNVVAVKRKEAEGQFDLFGGMGEDDSSEPGFGLDVEFSEDEWDKTYLLAQEREMLGLYVSDHPLFGLENVLSDKADAGIGQLTGGDFSDGAVVTIGGIISGLQRKMTKQGNAWAIATVEDLAGSIECMFFPATYQLVSTQLVEDAVVFVKGRLDKREDVPRLVAMELQVPDLSNAGTNAPVLITIPTVKVSPPMVTRLGEILSHHKGNSEVRIKLQGAQKTTVLRLDRHRVKPDPALFGDLKVLLGPSCLTG from the coding sequence GTGTCGAAGCCGCCCTTCACGCACCTGCACGTGCACACCCAGTACTCGCTCCTGGACGGCGCGGCACGGCTGAAGGACATGTTCAAGGCGTGCAACGACATGGGCATGACCCATATCGCCATGTCGGACCACGGCAACCTCCACGGGGCGTACGACTTCTTCCACACCGCCCAGAAGGCCGGGGTCACCCCGATCATCGGCATCGAGGCGTACGTGGCCCCGGAGTCGCGGCGCAACAAGCGCAAGATCCAGTGGGGCCAGCCCCACCAGAAGCGGGACGACGTCTCCGGTTCGGGTGGTTACACGCACAAAACGATCTGGGCGGCGAACAAGACGGGCCTGCACAACCTCTTCCGGCTGTCCTCGGACGCGTACGCCGAGGGCTGGCTCCAGAAGTGGCCCCGCATGGACAAGGAGACGATCTCCCAGTGGTCGGAGGGGCTCATCGCCTCCACCGGCTGCCCGTCCGGCGAGCTCCAGACCCGCCTGCGCCTCGGCCAGTTCGACGAGGCCCTGAAGGCCGCCTCGGAGTACCAGGACATCTTCGGCAAGGGCCGGTACTTCCTGGAGCTGATGGACCACGGCATCGAGATCGAGCGCCGGGTCCGCGACGGCCTCCTGGAGATCGGCAAGAAGCTCGGCATCCCCCCGCTGGTCACCAACGACTCGCACTACACGTACGCGCACGAGGCGACCGCCCACGACGCCCTGCTCTGCATCCAGACCGGCAAGAACCTCTCGGACCCGGACCGCTTCCGGTTCGACGGCACCGGCTACTACCTGAAGTCCACGGACGAGATGTACGCCGTCGACTCCTCGGACGCCTGGCAGGAGGGCTGCCGCAACACCCTCCTGGTGGCCGAGCAGATCGACACCACCGGCATGTTCGAGAAGCGCGACCTCATGCCGAAGTTCGACATCCCCGAGGGCTTCACCGAGGTCACCTGGTTCCAGGAGGAGGTCCGCCGCGGCATGGAGCGCCGCTACCCGGGCGGCGTCCCCGAGGACCGCCAGAAGCAGGCCGAGTACGAGATGGACACGATCATCTCGATGGGCTTCCCGGGATACTTCCTGGTCGTCGCCGACTTCATCATGTGGGCCAAGAAGCAGGGCATCGCGGTGGGCCCCGGCCGAGGCTCCGCGGCCGGCTCGATCGTCGCGTACGCCATGGGCATCACCGACCTCGACCCGATCACGCACGGCCTGATCTTCGAGCGGTTCCTCAACCCCGAGCGCATCTCCATGCCCGACGTCGACATCGACTTCGACGAGCGCAGGCGCGTCGAGGTGATCCGGTACGTGACGGAGAAGTACGGCTCCGACAAGGTCGCCATGATCGGCACCTACGGCAAGATCAAGGCCAAGAACGCCATCAAGGACTCCGCCCGCGTCCTCGGCTATCCGTACGCGATGGGCGACCGCCTCACCAAGGCCATGCCCGCCGACGTCCTCGGCAAGGGCATCGACCTCGACGGCATCACCAACCCCACCCACCCGCGCTACAGCGAGGCGGGCGAGATCCGGGGGATGTACGAGAACGAGCCGGACGTCAAGAAGGTCATCGACACCGCCAAGGGCGTCGAGGGCCTGGTCCGGCAGATGGGCGTGCACGCCGCGGGCGTCATCATGTCCAGCGAGCCGATCGTCGACCACGCCCCGATCTGGGTGCGGCACACCGACGGCGTCACCATCACGCAGTGGGACTACCCGCAGTGCGAGTCGCTCGGCCTGCTGAAGATGGACTTCCTCGGCCTGCGCAACCTCACGATCATGGACGACGCCGTCAAGATGGTGAAGGTCAACAAGGGCATCGACCTGGAGATGCTCGACCTCCCGCTCGACGACCCCAAGACCTTCGAACTGCTCTGCCGCGGTGACACGCTCGGCGTGTTCCAGTTCGACGGCGGTCCGATGCGCTCGCTGCTCCGCCAGATGCAGCCCGACAACTTCGAGGACATTTCCGCCGTCTCGGCCCTGTACCGGCCGGGCCCCATGGGAATGAACTCGCACACGAACTACGCGGAGCGCAAGAACGGCCGCCAGGAGATCACCCCGATCCACCCGGAGCTGGAGGAGCCGCTCAAGGAGACCCTGGGTCTCACCTACGGCCTGATCGTGTACCAGGAGCAGGTGCAGAAGGCCGCCCAGATCATCGCCGGGTACTCCCTCGGCGAGGCCGACATCCTCCGCCGCGTGATGGGCAAGAAGAAGCCGGAGGAGCTGGAGAAGAACTTCGGCATCTTCCAGGCGGGCGCCCGCAAGAACGGCTACTCCGACGCGGCGATCCAGGCCCTGTGGGACGTCCTGGTCCCGTTCGCCGGATACGCGTTCAACAAGGCGCACTCCTCCGCGTACGGCCTGGTCACGTACTGGACCGCGTATCTGAAGGCGAACTACCCGGCCGAGTACATGGCCGCGCTGCTCACCTCGGTGAAGGACGACAAGGACAAGTCGGCCGTCTATCTGAACGAGTGCCGCCGCATGCGGATCAAGGTCCTCCCGCCGAACGTGAACGAGTCGGTGCACAACTTCGCCGCCCAGGGCGACGACGTGATCCTCTTCGGCCTCGAAGCCGTCCGGAACGTGGGCACCAACGTGGTGGACGCGATCATCCGCTCCCGCAAGGCCAAGGGGAAGTACGCCTCCTTCCCCGACTACCTGGACAAGGTCGAGGCCGCCGCCTGCAACAAGCGCACCACGGAGTCGCTGATCAAGGCCGGTGCCTTCGACACCATGGGGCACACCCGCAAGGGCCTGACCGCGCAGTACGAGCCGATGATCGACAACGTGGTCGCGGTCAAGCGCAAGGAGGCCGAGGGCCAGTTCGACCTCTTCGGCGGCATGGGCGAGGACGACTCCAGCGAGCCCGGCTTCGGCCTGGACGTGGAGTTCTCCGAGGACGAGTGGGACAAGACCTATCTGCTCGCCCAGGAGCGCGAGATGCTCGGTCTGTACGTCTCCGACCACCCCCTCTTCGGCCTGGAGAACGTGCTCTCGGACAAGGCCGACGCGGGCATCGGACAGCTCACCGGCGGGGACTTCTCCGACGGCGCCGTCGTCACCATCGGCGGCATCATCTCCGGCCTCCAGCGCAAGATGACCAAGCAGGGCAACGCCTGGGCCATCGCCACCGTCGAGGACCTCGCGGGCTCCATCGAGTGCATGTTCTTCCCGGCGACCTACCAGCTGGTCTCGACCCAGCTCGTCGAGGACGCCGTCGTCTTCGTCAAGGGCCGCCTCGACAAGCGCGAGGACGTGCCCCGGCTC
- a CDS encoding DUF2252 domain-containing protein produces MSVPQPTAEQRGEEILAVFGTAFGELLAADPAAFRVKFRKMAASAFAFYRGTACLFYHDLEREHAGRDGGEIHTGPYLDDRTGRVWIHGDLHAENFGTYMDAQGRLIFNVNDFDEAYVGPFTWDLKRFAASLALIGYTKALSDEQITGLVRTYAAAYRARIHDLATDAKSEEVPPFTLDTAQGPLLGALRAARSLTRFELLDSMTEIRDFERRFAPGGGSIELDAATRYKVLAAFDGYLETLPESSLTRPDSYRVKDVVGRRGIGIGSAGLPSYNILLEGNSDALENDVVIYLKQAQTPAVSRHVTDASIRSYFQHEGHRTVISQRALQAHADPWLGWTELDGAGQLVAEVSPYAVDLDWSDIDDPEEIAAVVADLGRATAAMHAAADDESGHSDLVPFSTERAIDAAIAADEAGFADLLVDFAHGYGARARADHQVFVDLFRNGRIPGL; encoded by the coding sequence ATGTCGGTCCCGCAGCCCACCGCCGAGCAGCGCGGCGAGGAGATCCTCGCCGTCTTCGGCACCGCTTTCGGCGAGCTGCTCGCCGCCGACCCCGCGGCGTTCCGGGTGAAGTTCCGGAAGATGGCGGCCTCCGCCTTCGCGTTCTACCGGGGCACGGCCTGCCTCTTCTACCACGACCTGGAGCGCGAGCACGCCGGGCGCGACGGCGGGGAGATACACACCGGACCGTACCTGGACGACCGCACGGGCCGGGTGTGGATCCACGGCGACCTGCACGCGGAGAACTTCGGCACGTACATGGACGCCCAGGGCCGCCTGATCTTCAACGTGAACGACTTCGACGAGGCGTACGTCGGCCCCTTCACCTGGGACCTCAAGCGCTTCGCCGCCTCGCTCGCCCTGATCGGCTACACCAAGGCGCTCAGCGACGAGCAGATCACCGGCCTGGTGCGGACCTACGCGGCGGCGTACCGCGCGCGGATCCACGACCTGGCGACGGACGCCAAGAGCGAGGAAGTGCCCCCCTTCACGCTCGACACCGCCCAGGGCCCGCTGCTCGGCGCGCTGCGCGCCGCCCGCTCCCTGACCCGCTTCGAGCTCCTGGACTCGATGACGGAGATCCGCGACTTCGAGCGCCGCTTCGCGCCGGGCGGCGGCTCCATCGAGCTGGACGCCGCCACGCGCTACAAGGTCCTCGCGGCCTTCGACGGCTATCTGGAGACGCTCCCGGAGTCCTCGCTGACCCGCCCGGACTCCTACCGCGTGAAGGACGTCGTGGGCCGCCGCGGCATCGGCATCGGCTCGGCCGGGCTGCCCTCGTACAACATCCTCCTGGAGGGCAACAGCGACGCGTTGGAGAACGACGTCGTGATCTACCTCAAGCAGGCCCAGACCCCCGCCGTCTCGCGCCATGTGACGGACGCCTCGATCCGCTCCTACTTCCAGCACGAGGGCCACCGCACGGTCATCTCGCAGCGCGCCCTGCAGGCGCACGCCGACCCCTGGCTCGGCTGGACCGAGCTGGACGGCGCGGGCCAGCTCGTCGCCGAGGTGTCGCCGTACGCGGTCGACCTGGACTGGTCGGACATCGACGACCCGGAGGAGATCGCCGCGGTGGTCGCCGACCTGGGCCGGGCCACCGCCGCGATGCACGCCGCGGCGGACGACGAGAGCGGCCACTCGGACCTGGTGCCGTTCTCCACGGAGCGGGCGATCGACGCCGCGATCGCGGCCGACGAGGCGGGCTTCGCGGACCTCCTCGTGGACTTCGCGCACGGCTACGGCGCCCGTGCGCGCGCCGACCACCAGGTCTTCGTCGACCTCTTCCGCAACGGACGGATACCGGGCCTGTAG
- a CDS encoding thioredoxin domain-containing protein — protein MSKRNSQGAKQAARERIRAQQEAERQREKRKRSIIVGASVVGVIAIAGGIGYAVVQNNKPGYWEEAKDQKLVKPANTSGKDGTTIVVGKASAKKTLKVYEDPRCPICASFEQAVGPTVEKDLKDGKYKVQFVGATFLDRNFPGEGSRNAMSALGAALNVSPDAFLAYKKALYSADNHPAEDQDKFKDDSYLLKVANEVPELKKSAAFKKDVKDGTYDRWALAVSDAFSDNKDGVEGTPAFVMNGKQLKGADGRNAPMTPEDFTKAVDKALKA, from the coding sequence ATGAGCAAGCGCAACAGCCAGGGCGCCAAGCAGGCCGCCCGCGAGCGGATCCGCGCCCAGCAGGAGGCCGAGCGCCAGCGCGAGAAGCGCAAGCGGTCGATCATCGTCGGCGCGTCCGTCGTCGGCGTCATCGCCATCGCCGGCGGCATCGGCTACGCCGTCGTCCAGAACAACAAGCCCGGCTACTGGGAAGAGGCCAAGGACCAGAAGCTGGTCAAGCCCGCCAACACCTCGGGCAAGGACGGCACGACGATCGTCGTCGGCAAGGCCAGTGCCAAGAAGACCCTGAAGGTCTACGAGGACCCGCGCTGCCCGATCTGCGCCAGCTTCGAGCAGGCCGTCGGCCCGACCGTCGAGAAGGACCTCAAGGACGGCAAGTACAAGGTCCAGTTCGTCGGCGCGACCTTCCTCGACCGCAACTTCCCCGGCGAGGGCTCGCGCAACGCGATGAGCGCGCTCGGCGCCGCCCTGAACGTCTCCCCGGACGCCTTCCTCGCCTACAAGAAGGCCCTGTACTCCGCCGACAACCACCCCGCGGAGGACCAGGACAAGTTCAAGGACGACTCCTACCTCCTGAAGGTCGCCAACGAGGTGCCCGAGCTCAAGAAGAGCGCGGCCTTCAAGAAGGACGTCAAGGACGGCACGTACGACCGCTGGGCCCTGGCCGTGTCGGACGCCTTCAGCGACAACAAGGACGGCGTCGAGGGCACCCCGGCCTTCGTCATGAACGGCAAGCAGCTCAAGGGCGCCGACGGCCGCAACGCCCCGATGACGCCCGAGGACTTCACCAAGGCCGTGGACAAGGCCCTGAAGGCCTGA
- a CDS encoding alkaline phosphatase D family protein, giving the protein MDNNSPAAAEDSGRPRAAALTPRRRTVVKAAAATAVLAAPLAAAGTARAADGPAFAHGVASGDPLPDGVLLWTRVTPTPDAVPGSGKGPDVQVGWEVAEDKGFTRVVGRGTTTATAASDHTVKADVRGLRQATTYYYRFSVEGGSTVRSPVGRTRTAPAHDAAAPGVRFGVVSCANWEAGYFSSYRHLAARTELDAVLHLGDYLYEYASGGYASTRGLVREHRPKHEIVTLADYRERHGVHKTDPDALAMHATHPVIAIWDDHEVANDAWSGGAENHQPETEGPWAARVAAAKQAYFEWMPVRPSTEGTVYRRLRFGKLADLHLLDLRSFRSQQAKPGSGAVDSPERTITGRAQLDWLKAGLASSDAAWKLVGTSVMISPVAFGSLPAYLLAPLAELLGLPKEGLAVNTDQWDGYTHDRKELIGHLRDKGVKNTVFLTGDIHMAWANDVPVTAATYPSSPSAATEFVVTSVTSDNVDDYLKVAPHTLSLVGVAAVKAANRHVKWLDMDSHGYGVLDVTAERSQMDYYVVSDRKDPEATSSWARSYRTLSGTQKVERVREPVR; this is encoded by the coding sequence ATAGACAACAACTCCCCCGCGGCCGCCGAGGACTCCGGCAGACCGCGGGCCGCCGCGCTCACACCGCGCCGCCGGACCGTCGTCAAGGCCGCGGCCGCCACCGCCGTCCTCGCCGCGCCGCTCGCGGCCGCCGGGACCGCCCGCGCCGCCGACGGCCCGGCCTTCGCGCACGGCGTCGCCTCCGGCGATCCGCTGCCCGACGGCGTCCTGCTCTGGACGCGCGTCACACCGACCCCGGACGCGGTGCCCGGCTCCGGCAAGGGCCCCGACGTGCAGGTGGGTTGGGAGGTGGCCGAGGACAAGGGCTTCACCCGGGTCGTCGGCCGGGGAACCACCACCGCGACGGCGGCGAGCGACCACACCGTCAAGGCGGATGTAAGGGGCTTGCGCCAGGCCACCACCTATTACTACCGCTTCTCCGTAGAGGGCGGTTCCACGGTGCGCTCGCCCGTCGGCCGGACCCGCACCGCGCCCGCGCACGACGCGGCCGCGCCCGGCGTCCGCTTCGGCGTGGTCTCCTGCGCCAACTGGGAGGCGGGCTACTTCTCGTCGTACCGCCACCTCGCGGCCCGCACCGAGCTCGACGCGGTCCTGCACCTCGGCGACTACCTGTACGAGTACGCGTCCGGCGGCTACGCCTCCACCCGCGGCCTGGTGCGCGAGCACCGCCCCAAGCACGAGATCGTCACGCTCGCCGACTACCGCGAGCGCCACGGCGTCCACAAGACCGACCCGGACGCCCTGGCGATGCACGCCACGCACCCGGTCATCGCGATCTGGGACGACCACGAGGTCGCCAACGACGCCTGGTCCGGCGGCGCGGAGAACCACCAGCCCGAGACCGAGGGCCCCTGGGCCGCGCGCGTGGCCGCCGCCAAGCAGGCGTACTTCGAGTGGATGCCGGTCCGCCCCTCCACCGAAGGCACCGTCTACCGCCGTCTGCGCTTCGGAAAGCTGGCCGATCTGCACCTGCTCGACCTGCGCTCGTTCCGCTCCCAGCAGGCCAAGCCCGGCAGCGGCGCCGTGGACTCGCCGGAGCGCACGATCACGGGGCGCGCCCAGCTCGACTGGCTGAAGGCGGGCCTGGCCTCCTCCGACGCCGCGTGGAAGCTGGTCGGCACCTCGGTGATGATCTCGCCGGTGGCCTTCGGCTCGCTCCCGGCGTATCTGCTCGCGCCGCTTGCCGAGCTGCTCGGCCTGCCCAAGGAGGGCCTGGCCGTCAACACCGACCAGTGGGACGGCTACACGCACGACCGCAAGGAGCTCATCGGGCACCTGCGGGACAAGGGCGTCAAGAACACGGTGTTCCTGACCGGCGACATCCACATGGCCTGGGCGAACGACGTGCCCGTCACGGCCGCCACGTACCCGTCGTCGCCGTCGGCCGCCACGGAGTTCGTCGTCACGTCCGTGACCTCCGACAACGTCGACGACTATCTGAAGGTGGCGCCGCACACGCTGTCGCTCGTCGGCGTCGCCGCCGTCAAGGCCGCCAACCGCCATGTGAAGTGGCTGGACATGGACTCGCACGGCTACGGCGTCCTCGACGTGACCGCCGAGCGCTCGCAGATGGACTACTACGTGGTCTCCGACCGCAAGGACCCCGAGGCCACGTCGTCCTGGGCCCGCTCGTACCGCACGCTCAGCGGGACGCAGAAGGTGGAGCGGGTGCGCGAGCCGGTGCGCTGA
- a CDS encoding dienelactone hydrolase family protein, producing MNIVLFHSTYGLRPAVRAAADRLRAAGHQVWTPDLFEGRVFDTVEEGMAHQEEVGRDELLKRAVLAAAPYSDRGLVYAGFSFGASVAQTLALGDDKARGLLLLHGTSDIAENASVDGLPVQLHVAEPDPFETDDWLSAWYLQMGRAGADVEVYRYAGAGHLFTDPDLDDYDADAAETTWRTALGFLETL from the coding sequence ATGAACATCGTGCTTTTCCATTCGACGTACGGGCTGCGGCCCGCGGTGCGCGCGGCGGCCGACCGGCTGCGCGCGGCGGGCCACCAGGTGTGGACCCCCGACCTCTTCGAGGGGCGCGTCTTCGACACCGTCGAGGAGGGCATGGCCCACCAGGAAGAAGTGGGCAGGGACGAGCTCCTCAAACGTGCGGTTCTGGCCGCGGCGCCGTACTCGGACCGCGGCCTGGTCTACGCGGGCTTCTCGTTCGGCGCCTCGGTCGCGCAGACCCTCGCGCTCGGCGACGACAAGGCGCGCGGCCTGCTGCTCCTGCACGGCACGAGCGACATCGCCGAGAACGCGTCGGTGGACGGCCTGCCGGTGCAGCTGCACGTCGCCGAGCCCGACCCGTTCGAGACGGACGACTGGCTGAGCGCCTGGTACCTGCAGATGGGCCGGGCCGGCGCCGACGTGGAGGTCTACCGCTACGCCGGGGCGGGCCACCTGTTCACCGACCCGGACCTGGACGACTACGACGCCGACGCGGCCGAGACCACCTGGCGCACGGCCCTCGGCTTCCTGGAGACCCTCTAG
- a CDS encoding mechanosensitive ion channel domain-containing protein has protein sequence MENVLRPLIVVGAVLVLTLAVGWLVDTALRRADALQPQRPLWGLLRRCRLPLQVVLCAALLRGSYAHAQIAEDHSAGIGRALTLVLIGSVAWLAVRISTAIVEASYARYAAAHRDPARVRRVRTQVTLIQRVVAALIGVVAVAAMLLTFPAMQAAGASLLASAGILGIVAGVAAQSTLGNLFAGLQIAFGDMVRIGDTVVVDGEWGTVEEITLTFLAVRTWDERRITMPVSYFTSKPFENWSRGGSQMTGTVFFHLDHTAPVAAMREKLHDVLRDCAAWDGRDWGLAVTDTTVSTIQVRALATAKDADDIWTVRVTVREQLVAWLAEHHPYALPRVNTAWAELPPDDARPRPTPPHTPRTGRG, from the coding sequence ATGGAGAACGTCCTGCGACCGTTGATCGTGGTCGGCGCCGTACTCGTGCTCACCCTGGCCGTCGGCTGGCTGGTGGACACGGCACTGCGCCGTGCCGACGCCCTGCAGCCGCAGCGTCCCCTGTGGGGGCTGCTCCGCCGCTGCCGCCTGCCCCTGCAAGTCGTCCTGTGCGCCGCCCTGCTGCGCGGCTCGTACGCGCACGCGCAGATCGCCGAGGACCACTCGGCGGGCATCGGCAGAGCACTCACCCTGGTCCTGATCGGCTCGGTGGCCTGGCTCGCGGTGCGGATCTCCACGGCGATAGTGGAAGCGTCGTACGCGCGCTACGCCGCCGCCCACCGCGACCCCGCCCGGGTGCGCCGCGTCCGTACGCAGGTGACGCTGATCCAGCGCGTCGTCGCGGCCCTGATCGGCGTGGTGGCGGTGGCCGCGATGCTGCTCACCTTCCCCGCGATGCAGGCGGCCGGGGCCTCGCTCCTGGCGTCCGCGGGCATCCTGGGCATCGTGGCGGGCGTCGCCGCGCAGTCCACGCTCGGGAACCTCTTCGCCGGGCTGCAGATCGCGTTCGGCGACATGGTGCGGATCGGCGACACCGTCGTCGTGGACGGCGAGTGGGGCACCGTCGAGGAGATCACGCTGACGTTCCTGGCCGTGCGCACCTGGGACGAGCGGCGGATCACGATGCCCGTCTCGTACTTCACGTCGAAGCCGTTCGAGAACTGGTCGCGCGGCGGCTCCCAGATGACCGGCACGGTCTTCTTCCACCTCGACCACACCGCCCCGGTCGCGGCCATGCGCGAGAAGCTGCACGACGTGCTGCGCGACTGCGCCGCCTGGGACGGCCGGGACTGGGGCCTGGCGGTCACCGACACCACGGTCAGCACGATCCAGGTGCGCGCGCTCGCCACCGCCAAGGACGCCGACGACATCTGGACGGTACGGGTCACGGTCCGCGAGCAGCTCGTCGCCTGGCTGGCCGAGCACCATCCGTACGCGCTGCCGCGGGTCAACACCGCCTGGGCGGAGCTGCCGCCCGACGACGCCCGGCCGCGGCCGACGCCGCCGCACACGCCGCGCACCGGCCGGGGCTGA
- a CDS encoding Na+/H+ antiporter — translation MDQLALLLVLLLGAVVTVPLGDRLGLPAPVLMTLGGIVLAYLPFVPNVDVPPDFILPLVLPPLLYAAVQRTSWRQFAANIRPILLLAVALVFVTTAAVAAVAHAIVPGLPLAAALALGALVAPPDPVAATAVAGSLGLPRRLVSILEGEGLFNDVTAIVLYHVAIAAAVSGTFSWPSAAGQLVLSAVVAVAVGLALGWLSNQLMGRLADATLQTGLTLLVPFVAYVLAEELHGSGVLAVLTTALYLAEHAVDADDVLGRITGQSFWQIVDTLVTGVAFGLIGLELHNVFGTSEGREWRMLGWGAVVVAVVVGVRLLWLLPATWLAKRLHQRRDYDEEIPMSWRETVVMWWSGMRGVASVALALAIPLKTDDGAPFPGRDEVVFIAFCVIMATLVAQGLTLPWLVKKLGVRADTDAERALERALALRAAKAGKARLREIEEVEELPEELSERLLRGAFDIGARISPDIVDDERRERYAKRVDRFKAVQRIQREMMSAARHAVLSARSEPGSDPEIVDRVLRQLDVRSLR, via the coding sequence GTGGATCAACTGGCGCTGTTGCTCGTCCTGTTGCTGGGGGCCGTGGTGACCGTGCCGCTGGGGGACCGGCTCGGGCTTCCCGCGCCCGTCCTGATGACGCTCGGGGGCATCGTCCTCGCGTACCTGCCCTTCGTGCCGAACGTGGACGTGCCGCCGGACTTCATCCTTCCGCTGGTGCTTCCACCGCTGCTGTACGCCGCCGTGCAGCGCACGTCCTGGCGGCAGTTCGCCGCCAACATCCGCCCCATCCTGCTGCTCGCCGTCGCTCTCGTCTTCGTGACGACGGCGGCCGTCGCGGCCGTCGCGCACGCGATCGTGCCGGGCCTGCCGCTGGCCGCCGCGCTCGCCCTCGGCGCGCTCGTCGCCCCGCCCGACCCGGTCGCGGCGACCGCCGTGGCCGGATCGCTCGGCCTGCCGCGGCGCCTGGTGTCGATCCTGGAGGGCGAGGGCCTGTTCAACGACGTCACGGCGATCGTGCTCTACCACGTGGCGATCGCCGCCGCCGTCAGCGGCACCTTCTCCTGGCCCTCGGCGGCCGGTCAGCTCGTGCTCTCCGCGGTCGTCGCCGTGGCCGTGGGGCTCGCGCTCGGCTGGCTGAGTAACCAGCTGATGGGCCGGCTCGCCGACGCGACGCTCCAGACGGGCCTGACCCTGCTCGTGCCGTTCGTCGCGTACGTCCTCGCCGAGGAGCTGCACGGCTCCGGCGTCCTCGCCGTCCTGACCACCGCGCTCTATCTGGCCGAGCACGCCGTCGACGCCGACGACGTGCTCGGCCGGATCACCGGCCAGTCCTTCTGGCAGATCGTCGACACGCTGGTCACCGGCGTCGCCTTCGGGCTCATCGGGCTCGAACTGCACAACGTCTTCGGTACGTCCGAGGGGCGCGAGTGGCGGATGCTCGGCTGGGGCGCCGTGGTCGTGGCCGTCGTCGTCGGCGTACGGCTGCTGTGGCTGCTGCCCGCGACGTGGCTCGCCAAGCGACTGCACCAGCGGCGCGACTACGACGAGGAGATCCCGATGTCGTGGCGCGAGACCGTCGTCATGTGGTGGTCGGGGATGCGCGGCGTCGCCTCGGTCGCGCTGGCCCTCGCCATCCCGCTCAAGACGGACGACGGGGCTCCGTTCCCGGGCCGCGACGAGGTCGTCTTCATCGCCTTCTGCGTGATCATGGCCACGCTCGTCGCCCAGGGCCTGACCCTGCCCTGGCTGGTGAAGAAGCTCGGCGTACGCGCGGACACCGACGCCGAGCGGGCCCTGGAGCGCGCTCTCGCCCTGCGCGCAGCCAAGGCCGGCAAGGCCCGGCTGCGGGAGATCGAGGAGGTCGAGGAGCTGCCCGAGGAGCTGTCCGAGCGGCTGCTGCGCGGTGCCTTCGACATCGGCGCCCGGATCAGCCCGGACATCGTCGACGACGAGCGGCGCGAGCGGTACGCCAAGCGCGTCGACCGCTTCAAGGCGGTCCAGCGCATCCAGCGCGAGATGATGTCGGCGGCCCGGCACGCGGTCCTCTCCGCGCGCAGCGAGCCCGGCTCCGACCCGGAGATCGTGGACCGGGTCCTGCGCCAGCTCGACGTCCGCAGCCTGCGCTGA